One region of Bombus affinis isolate iyBomAffi1 chromosome 3, iyBomAffi1.2, whole genome shotgun sequence genomic DNA includes:
- the LOC126914377 gene encoding microtubule-actin cross-linking factor 1, isoforms 1/2/3/4 isoform X22 has translation MEFELDGSLKEWVKDKPLSILQLDPADRAVLRIADERDAIQKKTFTKWVNKHLKKTYTCLHVCVLVNNQPCCSPTASRHVGDLFEDLRDGHNLISLLEVLSGEHLPRERGRMRFHMLQNVQMALDFLRYKKIKLVNIRAEDIVDGNPKLTLGLIWTIILHFQISDIVVGQESNVTAREALLRWARRSTARYPGVRVTDFTGSWRDGLAFSALIHRNRPDLVDWKGARASQPRERLDRVFYVAEREYGVTRLLDPEDVDTPEPDEKSLITYISSLYDVFPEPPTIHPLYDAEDQRRSEEYRELASSLHMWIREKMCLMQERVFPPTLIEMKNLAAGSTKFKNEEVPPRYRDKQRLSYIFRDLQKYFEAVGEVDIEPHLRIEVIEENWNRLMMLHQEREQAIIDEIKRLERLQRLAEKVHREMKATDNRLEELERRVEDEARRLDRLHPLEAKHAVDLLEQDIRNTEVQIQNIFPDVHTLTEGRYSQAAELRKRVQKLHQRWVALRSLLHKRLVQPLSAVSFPVEERVVTKHRTTVHETRLVDTNPHFRALHDCIDWCKAKIKQLQDADYGSDLPSVQNELEVHQREHKNIEQFHPKVERCVQAKSHFHAEELTLYSQHLTVLQKLHTELLAASNKRLSDLDTLHDFIQSATNELVWLSSKEETEVTRDWSDKNLNVQSIEQYYESLMSDLEKREIQFSAVQDRGEALVLQHHPAAKTIEAYMSAMQSQWTWLLQLTLCLEVHLKHAAQSQQFFRDVQQAEQWISKRDESLNTIYSQSEFSLDEGERLLKGMQELREELNSYGDHVQKLVDQAKDVVPMKQRRQPVARPMQVTCVCSYKQVNMSIEKGEQCTLYDNSGRIKWRVKNQEGVESPVPGVCFALQPPDKDALDAAERLRRQYDRSVGLWQRKQLRLRQNMIFATIKVVKGWDLPQFLAMGQDQRTAIRKALNEDADKLLSEGDPADPQLRRLKRETAEVNKLFDELEKRARAEEESKNAGRIFNEQISAIQEALDEAERVLNTRIAAPLPRDIDSLEHLVLQHKDFEQTLKRQTSDLDKVQQTFRGITLKTPAMRNKLDAVTTKWTNIWNSSNLYIERLKCVEIVLSSLEENTTSVSELEVKLASFDELPPDLKGLQNVLEDLMVLQNAISQQQTAMDKLNEDTQNARHVVEKSRPSHRGSHSDMDRLDDEVNKLNSRWTNLCAQLVERVRSAEAAYGLAQQLEHAYRNEVDFIDESYEKLEVENAKNLLNKVVERAPAIEAVNVTGSRLIREGKIYGQRLRAFTEQLEDICPSLDASVKKPRREFVSTVDDVARDLDTLNKRYTTLVELLQERVTQLAAQQTEETSQQFQEALEGLQKWLTDTEEMVSNQKSPSSDYNVVKAQLQEQKFLKKMLMDQQNSMSSSYNMGQEVAAEAEPKEQKKIEKQLKDLMARFDNLTESAAKRMEALEQAMGVAKQFQDKLIPLQTWLDKTEKRVRDMELVPTDEEKIQQRVTEHDGLHEDILSKKPEFSELTEVASQLMSLVGEDEAAALADKLQDAADRYAALVERSESLGNLLQRSRQGLRHLVLSYQELQAWMEGMEIRLSKYRVLAVHTEKLLQQMEDLADLTEEVSTRQTEVDSTTDTGLELMKHISSDEALQLKDKLDSLQRRFNDLVSRGSDLLKHAQESLPLVQQFHDNHNRLMDWMQAAESALQSAEPREDEIIRLEMEISEYRPVLDKINAVGPQLSQLSPGEGAATIEALVIRDNRRFAAIAEQIQRKAERLQLSKQRSLEVIGDIDDLLEWFHEVDNQLREAEPPSSEPEIIRVQLKEHKALNDDISSQKGRVRDVISTAKKVIRENGQYEDKSTIRENMEDLRETMEIVSGLSMDRLGALEQALPLAEHLRDTHIDLVSWLEEAEQQVAMLPMPALRPDLIAAQQDKNEFLVQSINEHKPLVEKLNKTGEALLKLCNEEEGMKIQDILEADTTRYAALRAELRGRQQTLEQALQESSQFSDKLEGMLRALSSTADQVNGAEPISAHPGRLRDQMEENSALVDELAQRSEAYAAVRRAADDVISKAGNRADPAVKDIKRKLDKLNKLWSDVQKSTTDRGQTLDEALAIAEKFWSELNGVMSTLRELQDALAGQAPPAAQPAAIQQQQVALQEIRHEIDQTKPDVEQVRASGHELMGLCGEPDKPDVRKHIEDLDQAWDNVTALYARREENLIDAMEKAMEFHETLQNLLEFLQEAEDKFSSMGLLGSDIDEVKKQIKQLANFKAEVDPHMVKVEALNRSLIRQAAELTERTSSEQAAAIKEPLGAVNRRWDGLLRGLVERQRLLENALLRLGQFQHALDELLVWIEKTDDTLDNLKAVAGDPQVIEVELAKLKVLVNDIQAHQTSVDTLNDAGRQLIEDGKGTAEASTTAEKLGTLNRRWRDLLQRAADRQRELEDALREAQTFTAEIQDLLSWLGDVDNTIVASKPVGGLPETASEQLERFMEVYNELEQNRLKVESVLQQGQAYLKRADSTSAGGLNHNLRTLKQRWDNVTARASDKKIKLEIALKEATEFHDALQSFVDWLTNAEKILTNLKPVSRVMETILGQIEEHKAFQKDVGVHRETMLNLDKKGTHLKYFSQKQDVILIKNLLISVQHRWERVVSKSAERTRALDHGYKEAREFHDAWSNIMNWLDETEKTLDEVASDGALGGNDPEKIKARLNKHRELQKALSAKQGTYDATMKNGKSLKDKAPKSDEFALKELLNELKNKWTTVCGKCVDRQRKLEEALLFSGQFKDAIQALLEWLSKSEKQLADTGPLYGDLDTVMNLVEQHKTFEKDLESRVSQMESVIKTGRELLAKATPDDASAIGSQLAEINNLWDTVTKLSSDKTERLQEALREAERLHKAVHVLLEWLSDAEMKLRFAGQLPEDEQESRNQLMEHEKFLRELSTKEIEKDQTLELAHVILAKAHPDGALVIKHWITIIQSRWEEVSTWAQQRNQRLENHMRGLQDLDNLLEELLSWLEGLENTLNALEAEPLPDDKATLEMLIVDHREFMENTSRRQNEVDRVCKARQIKSAKDTMKITKAKSPAPTRASPGRERTPDLLPHIGPRFPPKGSKGAEPEFRSPRVKLLWDRWRHVWMLAWERQRRLQDKYNYIQELDRVANFSWEDWRKRFLKFMNHKKSRLTDLFRKMDKNNDGLIPREDFIQGIMNTKFETSRLEMGAVADLFDRHGEGLIDWKEFIAALRPDWEERRTYNDTDKIHDEVKRLVMLCTCRQKFRVFQVGEGKYRFGDSQKLRLVRILRSTVMVRVGGGWVALDEFLLKNDPCRVFLMPIPDPNKPEQHEGWCPLAKGRTNIELREQFILADGVSQTMTAFRSKPSPTSTLQRTPISSANAGPITKVRERSARSVPMGQSRASRSSLSAGTPDSLSDNESSFKLGSARKTSTPYRSSMTPGGSRPSSRPTSRPTSRPTSRPGSRPASRQGSKPPSRYGSTQSLDSTDDSTNVSRIPRRTAVSTTGNTPTSSRHNSVSGKRLSVNGSSSRPRTPTGLVSPASGVPARFGTIHRASSIPTLTGVGTPISRSRIPVYVGTDIKSPQSTTSNISTHSTQSNYSTVSTDSTGSSSMCTNSATNTSSAVKRARTRTPSSGSSTPLPPSLKLSRKPSGASDTSVSTTPATKRKGKPTPIDQRAPFRL, from the exons ATGGAGTTCGAGCTGGACGGAAGTCTAAAGGAATGGGTAAAGGATAAACCGCTGAGTATCCTGCAGCTCGATCCTGCTGACAGAGCCGTCTTACGGATTGCCG ACGAACGAGACGCGATCCAAAAGAAAACATTTACCAAATGGGTGAACAAGCATCTGAAAAAG ACTTACACGTGCCTACACGTGTGCGTCCTTGTGAACAACCAACCATGCTGTTCCCCCACT GCCAGCAGACATGTCGGAGATCTGTTCGAAGACCTGCGGGACGGGCACAACCTCATTTCCTTGCTGGAGGTACTCTCGGGCGAGCATCTT CCGCGAGAGAGAGGTCGGATGCGTTTCCACATGCTGCAGAACGTACAAATGGCTCTTGACTTTTTGCGCTATAAGAAGATCAAGCTCGTTAATATTCGTGCTGAAGACATTGTCGATGGAAACCCAAAGTTGACTCTAGGTTTGATATGGACCATCATACTTCACTTCCAG aTATCCGATATCGTAGTGGGTCAGGAATCGAACGTGACTGCCCGCGAAGCTCTTCTGAGATGGGCCAGACGATCGACGGCGCGTTATCCTGGAGTGCGCGTCACGGACTTTACCGGATCGTGGAGGGACGGGCTAGCTTTCAGCGCATTAATCCATCGAAACAGACCAGATCTGGTCGATTGGAAAGGTGCTCGTGCTAGTCAACCACGAGAGCGGCTCGATCGGGTCTTCTACGTCGCGGAGCGCGAGTATGGCGTTACGAGGCTTCTCGATCCCGAAG ACGTGGACACTCCTGAACCGGATGAGAAGTCCTTGATAACGTACATCTCTTCGCTCTACGACGTGTTCCCGGAGCCGCCAACGATTCACCCGTTGTACGATGCCGAGGACCAGAGGCGCTCGGAGGAATATAGAGAGCTAGCTAGTTCCCTCCACATGTGGATCCGCGAAAAAATGTGCCTGATGCAGGAACGTGTCTTCCCGCCGACCTTgatagaaatgaaaaatttggcGGCCGGCAGTACGAAATTCAAGAATGAGGAAGTACCGCCCAGATACAGAGACAAACAACGACTTTCTTACATCTTCAGGGATTTGCAAAAGTACTTCGAAGCGGTCGGTGAGGTGGACATCGAACCTCACTTACGTATCGAGGTTATTGAAGAAAATTGGAATAGATTGATGATGCTGCATCAGGAAAGAGAACAGGCGATAATCGACGAAATTAAACG ACTCGAACGACTGCAACGATTAGCAGAGAAAGTGCACAGAGAGATGAAGGCGACCGACAATCGATTGGAGGAACTCGAGAGACGAGTGGAGGACGAAGCCAGGCGTCTCGATCGACTTCATCCTCTGGAAGCGAAACATGCGGTGGATCTTTTGGAACAGGATATTCGTAACACCGAGGTCCAGAtccaaaatatttttccagACGTGCATACACTTACCGAGGGGCGATACAGTCAGGCGGCCGAACTTCGCAAAAG AGTTCAGAAGCTACATCAACGGTGGGTCGCCCTGCGATCTCTTCTTCATAAACGTTTGGTACAGCCGCTGTCGGCCGTATCTTTCCCGGTAGAAGAACGCGTCGTTACGAAACACCGTACTACCGTCCATGAAACCCGATTGGTCGACACCAATCCACATTTCCGTGCGTTACACGACTGCATCGACTGGTGTAAGGCGAAGATCAAACAGCTCCAGGATGCAGACTATGGCTCCGATTTACCTAGCGTGCAGAACGAACTGGAGGTTCACCAAAGAGAACACAAGAATATCGAGCAGTTCCATCCTAAAGTGGAGAGATGTGTGCAGGCTAAGAGCCACTTTCACGCCGAGGAATTGACATTGTACAGCCAACATCTGACTGTTCTTCAAAAACTTCACACTGAATTATTGGCGGCCTCGAATAAGAGACTTTCCGATTTGGACACTCTACATGACTTTATACAATCGGCGACTAATGAACTGGTTTGGCTGAGTTCTAAGGAGGAGACGGAGGTGACACGCGATTGGAGTGACAAGAATTTGAACGTGCAAAGTATCGAGCAGTATTACGAG TCCCTTATGAGCGACCTAGAGAAGCGGGAGATTCAATTCTCCGCGGTGCAAGATCGAGGCGAAGCTCTGGTCCTTCAACATCATCCCGCCGCGAAAACAATCGAAGCTTACATGTCCGCCATGCAGAGTCAATGGACCTGGCTTCTTCAATTAACTCTTTGTCTAGAAGTTCATCTGAAACACGCAGCACAGAGTCAACAATTTTTCCGGGATGTTCAACAGGCTGAACAGTGGATCTCGAAGAGAGATGAGTCGCTCAACACCATTTATTCCCAATCAGAATTCTCCTTGGACGAGGGTGAACGTTTATTGAAGGGTATGCAAGAACTGCGCGAAGAATTGAATAGTTACGGCGATCATGTGCAGAAACTGGTTGATCAAGCGAAGGACGTGGTTCCTATGAAGCAACGTCGACAGCCTGTGGCACGGCCTATGCAAGTTACGTGCGTCTGCAGTTACAAACAAGTCAAC ATGTCGATTGAGAAGGGCGAACAGTGTACGTTATACGACAACTCTGGTAGGATAAAATGGCGCGTAAAGAATCAAGAAGGCGTCGAGTCCCCTGTTCCAGGCGTCTGCTTTGCTCTTCAGCCACCTGATAAGGATGCTCTCGATGCTGCGGAAAGATTGCGACGACAATATGATCGAAGCGTTGGATTATGGCAACGGAAACAGCTTCGATTACGACAAAACATGATTTTCGCGACCATCAAAGTGGTCAAAGGCTGGGATCTACCGCAGTTCTTGGCTATGGGTCAGGATCAGAGAACTGCTATCAGAAAAGCCTTGAACGAGGATGCTGATAAACTGCTGTCCGAGGGCGATCCTGCTGATCCACAATTGAGGCGACTGAAGCGAGAAACGGCCGAAGTGAACAAATTGTTCGATGAACTGGAGAAACGTGCCAGAGCGGAGGAAGAGTCAAAGAACGCGGGACGTATTTTCAATGAACAGATATCTGCCATTCAAGAAGCATTAGACGAAGCAGAGAGAGTTCTGAATACTCGCATAGCTGCGCCATTACCAAGAGACATTGACAGCTTAGAACATCTGGTTCTGCAACACAAAGATTTCGAGCAAACTCTCAAACGTCAAACATCAGATCTAGATAAAGTTCAGCAAACTTTCCGTGGTATTACTTTGAAGACTCCAGCCATGAGAAACAAGCTCGACGCTGTTACCACCAAATGGACAAATATTTGGAACTCGAGCAATCTGTACATCGAGCGGCTAAAGTGTGTTGAGATCGTGCTTTCTAGTCTTGAGGAGAACACAACCTCGGTATCCGAATTGGAAGTGAAATTGGCATCGTTCGACGAGCTGCCACCGGACCTGAAGGGATTACAGAATGTACTAGAAGATCTGATGGTGCTTCAAAATGCCATCTCTCAACAGCAAACTGCAATGGATAAACTGAACGAAGATACGCAGAACGCAAGACATGTTGTTGAAAAGTCGAGGCCAAGTCATCGTGGCTCTCATTCTGATATGGATCGCTTAGACGATGAAGTGAACAAACTAAACTCCAGATGGACCAATCTCTGTGCTCAGTTGGTCGAAAGAGTTCGCAGCGCGGAAGCAGCTTATGGCCTAGCTCAACAGTTAGAACATGCCTACCGTAACGAGGTTGACTTTATTGACGAATCGTACGAAAAACTCGAGGTGGAGAATGCGAAG AATCTATTGAACAAGGTGGTAGAACGAGCGCCGGCGATCGAAGCAGTAAATGTGACGGGCAGTCGATTGATTCGTGAAGGAAAG ATCTACGGACAAAGGCTTCGAGCGTTCACGGAACAGCTGGAAGATATCTGCCCGTCTTTGGATGCTTCGGTGAAAAAACCGCGACGAGAGTTCGTCTCAACGGTTGATGACGTCGCTCGTGATCTAGATACTCTGAACAAGAGGTACACCACGCTGGTGGAACTTCTTCAGGAACGGGTTACACAGCTGGCAGCGCAACAAACCGAGGAGACATCTCAACAG TTCCAGGAGGCTCTGGAGGGTCTCCAGAAATGGCTAACGGACACAGAGGAAATGGTATCCAACCAGAAATCACCATCGTCGGATTACAACGTAGTTAAGGCGCAATTACAAGAGCAAAAATTCCTGAAGAAGATGCTAATGGATCAGCAAAACTCAATGTCCTCCTCGTACAACATGGGCCAAGAAGTGGCGGCTGAGGCGGAGCCTAAGGAACAGAAGAAGATCGAGAAACAACTAAAAGATTTGATGGCAAGATTCGATAATCTTACGGAAAGCGCTGCTAAGAGAATGGAAGCACTCGAACAAGCGATGGGAGTAGCGAAACAGTTCCAGGATAAACTGATACCACTTCAAACTTGGCTGGACAAGACCGAAAAACGCGTGAGAGATATGGAGTTGGTTCCAACGGACGAGGAAAAAATCCAGCAACGCGTTACCGAACACGATGGTCTTCACGAGGATATTCTGTCAAAGAAACCTGAATTCAGTGAACTTACAGAGGTTGCTAGTCAACTAATGTCCCTGGTAGGCGAGGATGAAGCCGCTGCTTTGGCTGACAAACTTCAGGATGCGGCTGATAGATACGCTGCATTGGTCGAACGATCGGAATCTCTTGGTAACTTGCTTCAACGTTCGAGACAGGGTTTACGTCATCTGGTACTCAGCTATCAAGAACTTCAGGCTTGGATGGAGGGTATGGAAATCAGATTGTCGAAATACAGAGTGCTGGCCGTGCATACGGAGAAGCTTCTTCAACAAATGGAAGACCTAGCTGACTTGACCGAAGAGGTTTCGACTCGACAGACGGAAGTAGACAGTACCACCGATACTGGATTGGAATTAATGAAACACATCTCGAGCGACGAGGCGCTTCAATTGAAAGATAAACTCGATTCTTTGCAACGGCGATTTAATGATTTGGTTAGTCGAGGTTCCGACTTGCTGAAGCACGCGCAAGAGTCTCTTCCATTGGTGCAACAATTCCATGATAATCATAATCGTTTAATGGATTGGATGCAGGCTGCGGAATCGGCTCTGCAATCAGCCGAACCTCGCGAGGATGAAATTATTAGATTAGAAATGGAAATATCGGAATATAGACCAGTTCTAGACAAGATCAACGCCGTTGGGCCGCAGTTGTCTCAGTTATCTCCGGGTGAAGGGGCGGCGACTATCGAAGCTCTAGTCATCAGAGACAACAGGAGATTCGCCGCCATTGCCGAGCAGATTCAACGAAAGGCTGAGAGGCTTCAGCTGAGTAAGCAACGTTCGCTGGAAGTGATCGGTGATATCGACGATTTACTAGAATGGTTCCATGAAGTGGATAATCAATTGAGGGAAGCAGAACCACCGAGCAGCGAACCGGAAATCATCAGGGTACAATTGAAGGAGCATAAAGCCTTGAACGACGACATATCCAGTCAGAAAGGACGTGTTAGGGATGTTATATCCACGGCAAAGAAGGTGATCCGTGAAAATGGTCAATACGAGGACAAATCTACGATCAGAGAAAATATGGAGGACTTACGAGAAACCATGGAAATCGTATCCGGTCTTTCAATGGATAGACTCGGTGCTCTGGAACAAGCTTTGCCATTGGCTGAACATTTACGCGACACTCACATTGATTTAGTCAGCTGGTTAGAGGAGGCTGAACAACAAGTCGCAATGCTTCCTATGCCTGCTTTAAGACCCGATCTAATAGCCGCCCAACAGGACAAGAATGAGTTCCTCGTGCAGAGTATCAACGAACACAAACCTTTGGTCGAGAAGCTGAACAAAACTGGTGAAGCATTGTTGAAGCTGTGCAATGAAGAAGAAGGTATGAAAATACAGGACATATTGGAAGCAGACACTACTCGATATGCAGCCCTCAGAGCAGAACTTCGTGGTCGACAGCAGACTCTCGAACAAGCACTTCAGGAATCTTCTCAGTTCTCCGACAAGCTGGAAGGAATGCTGCGTGCTCTCTCATCAACTGCCGATCAAGTAAATGGCGCCGAACCGATCAGCGCTCATCCTGGTCGGTTAAGAGATCAGATGGAAGAGAATTCCGCTCTGGTCGACGAATTGGCTCAAAGATCCGAGGCCTATGCGGCTGTGAGGAGGGCCGCCGATGACGTGATCAGCAAGGCAGGTAATAGAGCTGATCCAGCCGTAAAGGACATCAAACGGAAGCTGGACAAATTGAACAAACTATGGAGCGACGTGCAAAAGTCGACGACCGACAGAGGTCAAACGTTAGACGAAGCTTTGGCGATCGCCGAAAAATTCTGGTCCGAGTTGAATGGCGTGATGTCGACTCTGCGAGAGCTTCAGGATGCTCTTGCTGGTCAGGCGCCACCAGCAGCTCAACCTGCTGCCATCCAACAGCAACAGGTTGCCTTGCAGGAGATTAGGCACGAAATCGACCAAACGAAACCAGATGTCGAGCAAGTACGAGCTTCTGGTCACGAGTTGATGGGTCTTTGCGGTGAGCCAGACAAACCAGATGTTAGAAAGCATATTGAAGATTTGGATCAAGCATGGGATAACGTGACTGCCCTATATGCCAGAAGAGAGGAAAATCTGATCGATGCTATGGAGAAGGCCATGGAGTTCCACGAGACCTTGCAAAATCTTTTGGAGTTCCTACAAGAAGCCGAGGACAAGTTCTCCAGTATGGGACTGCTAGGAAGCGACATCGACGAAGTTAAAAAACAGATCAAACAATTGGCCAATTTCAAAGCCGAAGTAGATCCTCACATGGTCAAGGTCGAAGCTCTAAACAG GAGTCTGATAAG ACAAGCTGCCGAACTGACAGAGAGAACGTCCTCGGAACAAGCTGCGGCCATCAAAGAACCGCTTGGTGCCGTTAACAGACGGTGGGACGGACTGCTTCGAGGTCTCGTGGAGAGGCAAAGACTCTTGGAGAACGCGTTACTACGTCTAGGGCAATTCCAGCACGCTCTAGACGAGTTGTTGGTATGGATCGAGAAGACGGACGACACTTTGGATAACTTGAAGGCCGTTGCCGGCGATCCTCAAGTGATCGAAGTGGAATTAGCTAAACTGAAAGTACTTGTGAATGATATTCAAGCCCATCAGACCAGCGTGGACACTCTGAACGACGCTGGAAGACAGTTAATAGAGGATGGAAAGGGAACAGCCGAAGCTTCGACGACTGCTGAGAAATTAGGCACTTTGAATCGTCGTTGGCGCGATTTGTTGCAACGTGCTGCTGATCGTCAACGAGAACTGGAAGATGCGCTTAGAGAAGCGCAAACCTTTACGGCGGAGATACAGGACCTTTTGTCTTGGCTGGGTGATGTGGACAATACCATAGTAGCTTCGAAACCTGTTGGAGGATTGCCGGAAACGGCTTCAGAACAGTTAGAACGCTTTATGGAAGTGTACAACGAATTGGAACAAAATCGTTTGAAAGTCGAATCGGTTCTTCAACAAGGACAAGCATACTTGAAGCGTGCCGATTCTACTAGTGCCGGTGGTCTGAATCACAACTTGAGGACTTTGAAACAACGATGGGATAATGTGACTGCTCGCGCAAGTGATAAAAAGATCAAGCTTGAGATCGCTCTGAAAGAGGCTACAGAGTTCCACGATGCACTCCAATCGTTTGTCGATTGGTTAACCAACGCGGAGAAGATTCTCACGAATCTGAAACCTGTGTCGAGGGTAATGGAAACTATACTCGGACAGATAGAGGAACACAAAGCGTTTCAGAAAGACGTTGGAGTTCATCGTGAGACTATGCTGAACCTCGATAAGAAGGGCACGCATTTGAAATACTTTTCACAGAAACAGGACGTGATTCTAATCAAAAACTTGTTGATAAGTGTGCAACACAGATGGGAAAGAGTAGTTTCGAAGTCTGCAGAGAGAACCAGGGCTCTTGATCACGGATACAAAGAGGCCAGAGAATTCCACGATGCTTGGTCCAATATAATGAACTGGCTCGACGAAACGGAGAAGACTTTGGACGAGGTTGCCAGTGATGGCGCCCTTGGAGGAAATGATCCAGAGAAGATCAAAGCTAGATTGAATAAGCACCGTGAATTGCAGAAAGCTCTCAGCGCCAAACAGGGTACCTATGACGCAACTATGAAGAATGGAAAATCATTAAAAGACAAAGCGCCTAAAAGCGACGAATTTGCTCTAAAAGAACTTTTGAATGAGTTGAAGAACAAGTGGACCACTGTTTGTGGTAAGTGCGTGGATAGACAGAGGAAGCTCGAGGAAGCATTGTTGTTCTCGGGACAATTCAAGGACGCTATTCAAGCGTTGCTGGAATGGCTTAGTAAGTCTGAGAAGCAGCTGGCGGACACCGGTCCACTTTATGGCGACCTTGATACTGTAATGAATTTGGTTGAACAACATAAGACCTTCGAGAAGGATCTCGAATCCAGAGTCTCTCAGATGGAATCTGTAATCAAAACGGGTCGCGAGCTTCTTGCTAAGGCGACACCTGATGATGCATCTGCTATAGGATCACAGCTTGCTGAAATAAATAATCTTTGGGACACGGTAACCAAGTTGTCCTCTGACAAGACTGAACGACTCCAAGAAGCCCTCAGAGAGGCTGAACGCCTTCACAAGGCAGTTCACGTACTTCTGGAGTGGCTGAGTGATGCTGAGATGAAGCTGAGATTCGCTGGACAGTTGCCGGAAGACGAACAGGAGAGCAGGAATCAGTTGATGGAACACGAAAAGTTCTTGCGTGAATTAAGCaccaaagaaattgaaaaagatcAAACATTGGAGCTGGCTCACGTGATTCTTGCAAAGGCACACCCTGACGGAGCTTTGGTTATCAAACACTGGATCACGATCATTCAGTCCAGATGGGAGGAGGTTTCCACCTGGGCCCAACAAAGGAATCAAAGATTGGAGAATCATATGCGAGGACTTCAG GACCTCGACAATCTTCTGGAAGAACTACTGTCATGGTTAGAAGGTTTGGAGAACACTCTCAACGCTCTCGAAGCTGAGCCTCTACCAGACGATAAAGCTACTTTAGAAATGCTGATTGTGGATCACAGAGAATTTATGGAGAACACCAGTCGAAGACAGAACGAAGTTGACCGCGTCTGCAAAGCCAGACAGATCAAATCTGCGAAAGATACGATGAAGATAACGAAGGCTAAGTCACCTGCTCCAAC CCGAGCCAGCCCAGGCCGTGAGAGAACGCCCGATTTGTTGCCGCACATCGGCCCACGGTTCCCACCCAAAGGAAG CAAAGGTGCCGAACCGGAGTTCCGTAGTCCCAGAGTAAAACTGCTGTGGGACAGGTGGAGACACGTTTGGATGTTGGCGTGGGAACGTCAACGTCGTTTACAGGATAAGTATAATTATATCCAAGAACTGGACCGTGTCGCAAACTTCAGCTGGGAGGATTGGCGCAAGAGA TTCCTGAAATTCATGAACCACAAAAAGTCCAGATTAACAGATCTCTTCAGGAAAATGGATAAGAATAACGACGGACTGATTCCACGGGAGGACTTCATTCAAGGAATCATGAACACCA AATTCGAGACTTCACGGTTAGAAATGGGAGCGGTCGCAGATTTGTTCGATCGCCACGGTGAAGGATTGATAGATTGGAAAGAATTCATCGCAGCTCTAAGACCAGACTGGGAGGAACGCAGAACCTATAACGACACTGACAAGATTCACGATGAAGTGAAACGATTGGTGATGCTTTGTACTTGTCGCCAGAAATTCCGTGTATTTCAAGTTGGCGAAGGAAAATATAGG TTTGGAGACAGTCAAAAGTTGCGGTTGGTTCGGATTCTACGATCGACCGTGATGGTACGAGTCGGTGGTGGATGGGTAGCATTGGACgaatttctattaaaaaatgATCCTTGCCGCG TTTTTCTAATGCCGATACCGGACCCTAACAAACCGGAACAACATGAGGGTTGGTGTCCGCTCG CCAAGGGAAGAACGAATATCGAGCTGCGAGAACAATTCATATTGGCGGATGGCGTCAGCCAGACAATGACGGCGTTCAGATCGAAACCGAGCCCAACCTCGACGCTGCAGCGTACGCCAATCTCATCCGCGAATGCCGGACCCATCACCAAG GTGAGAGAACGCAGCGCTCGCAGCGTTCCCATGGGACAGTCACGAGCATCGCGCTCTTCGTTGAGCGCTGGAACGCCGGACAGCCTAAGCGACAACGAGAGCTCCTTCAAGCTTGGCTCCGCCAGAAAAACAAGTACACCCTACAGAAGCTCTATGACACCGG GCGGTAGTCGACCATCGAGTAGACCAACCTCGAGACCAACGTCCAGACCAACCAGTAGACCCGGAAGTAGGCCCGCATCCAGGCAAGGAAGCAAACCACCGAGTCGCTATGGTTCCACACAGTCGTTGGATAGTACTG ATGATTCGACAAATGTGAGCCGCATTCCACGCAGAACGGCTGTGAGCACGACAGGCAATACTCCCACTTCTAGCAGACACAATAGCGTGTCAGGAAAGCGCTTATCGGTGAACGGTTCGAGCTCACGACCTCGAACGCCCACCGGCCTGGTTAGTCCTGCCAGTGGTGTTCCAGCGAG gTTTGGCACGATCCATAGAGCTTCGAGCATTCCAACCCTGACTGGTGTCGGCACACCGATCAG CCGTTCGAGGATCCCCGTATATGTGGGCACGGATATAAAATCCCCACAATCGACGACCAGCAATATTTCCACTCATTCTACGCAAAGCAACTACTCGACGGTTTCTACCGATTCTACCGG GAGCAGCTCGATGTGTACAAATTCAGCAACTAACACCTCGTCGGCCGTTAAGCGAGCTAG AACAAGGACACCGTCCAGTGGATCGAGCACGCCACTGCCGCCTTCTTTGAAGCTATCGAGGAAACCTTCTGGAGCATCGGATACGTCCGTATCGACCACACCGGCCACTAAACGAAAAGGCAAACC